One Pseudoalteromonas sp. UG3-2 DNA window includes the following coding sequences:
- a CDS encoding transglutaminase-like domain-containing protein — MQAYLTPTPLVDYLHPDIQQLVKSRGWKQLAAIAAAEQIYNFVRDEIAFGYSKNDQQTASQVLTQGYGQCNTKGTLLVALLRACEIPARVHGFKVKQQLKRGLLPAPLRLLAPKTIVHSWVEVWLDQHWVELEGYIIDSAYLKQVQRHYPQQQEFIGFGIATTCLHSPDNQFSLTGSYIQKLSICEDLGIFTTPDELYQRHQNLTALSAWAYAYLLRHWLNIRVRAIRRHGPTERQ, encoded by the coding sequence ATGCAAGCATATTTAACCCCTACTCCATTAGTAGATTACCTTCACCCTGACATTCAACAACTAGTGAAATCCAGAGGCTGGAAGCAGTTAGCTGCCATTGCCGCCGCTGAGCAAATTTATAATTTTGTTAGAGATGAAATTGCTTTTGGCTACAGTAAAAACGACCAGCAAACCGCCAGCCAAGTGCTAACGCAAGGCTATGGTCAATGTAACACCAAAGGCACCTTATTAGTGGCCTTGTTACGAGCCTGTGAGATACCCGCGCGAGTGCATGGTTTCAAAGTAAAGCAACAATTAAAACGCGGCCTATTACCAGCACCACTGCGACTATTGGCACCGAAAACCATTGTCCATAGCTGGGTGGAGGTGTGGCTAGACCAACATTGGGTAGAATTAGAGGGTTATATCATTGACTCGGCGTACCTTAAGCAAGTGCAGCGGCACTATCCACAGCAGCAAGAGTTTATTGGCTTTGGCATTGCCACCACTTGTCTGCACAGCCCAGACAACCAGTTTTCATTGACGGGAAGTTATATTCAAAAGCTGAGCATTTGTGAAGACTTAGGGATATTCACTACCCCAGATGAGTTGTACCAGCGCCATCAAAATTTAACCGCATTGAGCGCTTGGGCTTATGCTTATCTACTGCGCCACTGGCTAAACATCAGAGTAAGAGCCATTCGCCGTCATGGTCCTACTGAGCGGCAATAA
- a CDS encoding helix-turn-helix transcriptional regulator: MNASAFLFMPFILTLGLFAAYTHNLNATWHRHHLIQVNLANGGCITHIPEQLITGASVINSNVLHRVNMAAGWVLLVEPQSHFGQQLKARLQQANGMEVALESVINADMQLSELTGLLKLSGNNPVATDPRIVSLLQQLDACASGQACLQPQHINARDVAATLCLSESRFLHLFKAQMATPWRPYILWHRLTCAIRALQRGDNLTMAAAIAGFADSAHLSRTFKRQFGLTPSEALHTQK; the protein is encoded by the coding sequence GTGAACGCTTCGGCATTTTTATTTATGCCGTTCATTCTTACCCTAGGCCTGTTTGCCGCCTATACTCACAACCTCAATGCGACGTGGCATCGCCACCACCTGATCCAAGTCAACCTCGCCAATGGCGGTTGCATTACTCACATACCTGAGCAGCTCATCACAGGTGCTAGCGTTATTAACAGCAATGTCCTTCACCGTGTCAATATGGCGGCAGGATGGGTGCTATTAGTAGAGCCGCAAAGTCATTTCGGGCAACAACTTAAAGCCAGGTTACAACAAGCTAATGGTATGGAAGTGGCACTCGAGAGCGTGATCAACGCCGACATGCAGCTCAGTGAATTGACAGGCTTACTAAAGCTCAGTGGCAACAACCCGGTGGCCACAGACCCCAGAATCGTCTCGCTATTACAACAACTTGATGCCTGTGCCAGTGGCCAAGCTTGCCTACAGCCTCAGCACATTAATGCCCGCGATGTGGCAGCAACATTATGCCTGTCTGAAAGCCGCTTTTTACACCTATTTAAAGCCCAAATGGCCACCCCTTGGCGGCCCTATATTCTCTGGCATCGTTTAACTTGCGCCATTAGAGCATTACAGCGAGGCGATAACCTCACTATGGCTGCAGCCATTGCAGGTTTTGCCGATAGCGCTCACCTTAGCCGTACCTTTAAACGCCAGTTTGGCTTAACCCCCAGTGAGGCATTACACACTCAGAAATAA
- a CDS encoding manganese-dependent inorganic pyrophosphatase, with protein sequence MAMYVVGHKIPDSDSICGAIALAHLKNQIGEEAIPTRLGEVSPETQFILDRFGFAAPELKMSYAGEDVYIVDHTEKTQAPDDIDQATVVGVVDHHKLGDLTTSTPLECWIRPVGCSNTIIKMMYDFYGVEIPANIAGIMMCAILSDTVIFKSPTCTTADIKCVEALAEIAGVDDAEALGMEMFKVKSAVDGTPVRDLVMRDFKDFNMNGNLVGIGQLEVVDLSVFDDIKEDLHADIAKLKAEGDRHTVMLLLTDIMKEGSQVLIASDDEAIIANAYEVTTEASQVWLDGVLSRKKQVVPPLQDAFAS encoded by the coding sequence ATGGCAATGTATGTAGTGGGTCACAAGATCCCTGATTCAGATTCAATCTGCGGCGCAATTGCGCTTGCGCATTTAAAAAACCAAATTGGCGAAGAAGCCATTCCAACGCGTTTAGGCGAAGTGTCACCTGAAACGCAGTTTATTCTTGACCGCTTTGGTTTTGCGGCACCTGAACTCAAAATGAGTTATGCCGGCGAAGACGTTTACATCGTCGACCACACTGAAAAAACACAAGCGCCAGACGACATTGACCAAGCCACAGTAGTCGGTGTGGTTGATCACCATAAGCTTGGCGACTTAACAACGTCAACGCCACTTGAGTGCTGGATCCGCCCAGTTGGCTGTAGTAACACCATCATTAAAATGATGTATGACTTTTATGGTGTTGAAATTCCAGCCAATATCGCTGGCATCATGATGTGTGCGATTTTAAGCGATACCGTTATCTTCAAGTCACCAACGTGCACCACAGCCGACATCAAATGCGTTGAAGCCTTAGCAGAAATTGCCGGTGTTGATGATGCCGAAGCTCTGGGTATGGAAATGTTTAAAGTGAAGTCGGCAGTTGATGGCACGCCAGTACGTGACCTCGTTATGCGTGACTTTAAAGACTTCAACATGAATGGCAACCTAGTTGGTATTGGTCAGCTAGAAGTGGTTGATTTAAGCGTATTTGATGACATTAAAGAAGACCTTCACGCCGATATCGCTAAGCTAAAAGCAGAAGGCGATCGCCATACAGTGATGCTGCTACTAACAGACATCATGAAAGAAGGCTCACAAGTGCTTATTGCATCTGATGATGAAGCCATTATTGCCAACGCCTACGAGGTGACGACTGAAGCAAGCCAAGTGTGGCTCGACGGCGTATTGAGCCGTAAAAAGCAAGTGGTTCCGCCATTGCAAGACGCCTTTGCCAGCTAA
- the mutM gene encoding bifunctional DNA-formamidopyrimidine glycosylase/DNA-(apurinic or apyrimidinic site) lyase: MPELPEVEVSRLGIKPYLEQQVIQQVCVHNGQLRWPVPEQVQLLQGERVLAVKRRAKYLLLETSKGTAILHLGMSGNLRVVDCHEELKKHDHIEIKLDSGKSLRLNDPRRFGAFLWQEIDQQHSVLAKLGPEPLTEEFTAASLFAQSRGKKQAIKQFIMDNHVVVGVGNIYANESLFKAGIHPKREAGKISLQRYERLVPIVKATLAAAIKQGGTTLKDFAQSDGKPGYFAQELLVYGRKGEPCSECDTTLKEIRLGQRSTVYCPKCQR; this comes from the coding sequence ATGCCAGAGTTACCTGAAGTTGAAGTAAGCCGATTAGGTATTAAACCCTATTTAGAGCAACAAGTTATCCAACAAGTGTGTGTTCATAATGGCCAGTTGCGATGGCCGGTGCCGGAGCAAGTGCAATTGTTGCAAGGCGAGCGGGTGTTGGCAGTGAAGCGCCGCGCGAAATATCTGCTGCTGGAGACCAGCAAAGGCACCGCCATTCTCCATTTAGGTATGTCTGGCAATCTGCGTGTGGTTGATTGCCATGAAGAACTGAAAAAACACGATCACATTGAGATTAAGTTAGACTCGGGTAAGTCGTTACGGCTCAATGATCCGCGCCGCTTTGGTGCGTTTTTGTGGCAGGAAATCGACCAGCAACATAGCGTGTTGGCGAAATTAGGTCCTGAACCCTTAACTGAAGAGTTTACTGCGGCGTCGTTATTTGCCCAAAGCCGTGGTAAAAAACAGGCCATCAAGCAGTTTATTATGGACAATCATGTGGTGGTCGGTGTGGGCAATATTTACGCCAACGAATCCCTATTTAAAGCGGGGATCCATCCGAAAAGAGAAGCCGGAAAAATTTCACTGCAGCGATATGAGCGCCTAGTGCCGATAGTCAAAGCCACCCTAGCCGCTGCCATTAAACAAGGCGGCACCACCCTTAAAGATTTTGCCCAAAGTGATGGCAAACCGGGCTACTTTGCTCAGGAGTTATTAGTGTATGGCCGTAAAGGAGAGCCATGTAGTGAGTGTGACACCACGCTAAAAGAGATCCGTCTAGGTCAACGTAGTACCGTATACTGCCCTAAGTGTCAGCGCTAG
- a CDS encoding DUF3299 domain-containing protein, with the protein MQLKVSTQFLYSVALLLATLFTTAAQAAPAKEIFWEDLIPEGHVQISNQDAASHEGAEQNWVQPDLDAPVVKALDGKEVSLPGFVVPLEGDSEVITEFLLVPYFGACIHVPPPPPNQIVHVKIKGGVPIESLYDAITVTGTMQVATWKGDIAQTGYMMQAKGVAPFKL; encoded by the coding sequence ATGCAGTTAAAGGTATCGACTCAGTTTTTATATAGTGTGGCGCTGCTGCTTGCCACCTTGTTTACTACCGCTGCACAAGCGGCGCCAGCAAAAGAAATCTTTTGGGAAGATCTGATCCCCGAAGGACATGTGCAGATCAGCAATCAAGACGCCGCTAGCCACGAAGGTGCTGAGCAAAACTGGGTGCAACCAGACTTAGACGCACCTGTGGTGAAAGCACTTGATGGCAAAGAAGTAAGCTTACCTGGGTTCGTGGTGCCTCTAGAAGGCGACAGTGAAGTGATCACCGAGTTTTTATTGGTGCCTTATTTTGGTGCTTGTATTCATGTGCCACCGCCACCACCTAACCAAATTGTGCATGTCAAAATCAAAGGCGGTGTACCAATCGAAAGCCTTTACGATGCCATCACAGTGACTGGAACCATGCAGGTGGCGACATGGAAAGGCGATATCGCGCAAACAGGCTATATGATGCAGGCCAAGGGCGTGGCGCCCTTTAAACTGTAA
- a CDS encoding ABC transporter permease — protein MLLNLAYKSTLNRKASVLLTLATIAISVMLLLSVERVRQDAKSSFANTISGTDLIVGARTGDIQLLLSSVFRIGHANNAVQWQSYEYIKSQRGVAWSIPISLGDSHKGFAVLGTDDNYFKHYQYAKKQALTFAAGRPFHNAQEVVLGATVAQQLGYQLGEKIVISHGMGNTSFHHHDDNPLVISGILAATGTPVDKTLHVPLSAIEAMHNNGHRSPGRMINKPASNDHDHDHDHDHDHEKSNEAARLSNLDTEPGDLIGNTSQLTAFLLGFDSPLYTLQVRRNINQYQDEPLLAIMPGVTLRELWDMLDIIEKILLLISLAVVLISLLGMLTSLLATLNQRRRELAILRSVGARPWHIFGLLISEAIFITVLGCLAGVALFYILLLAAQAGLQSQFGIVLSINALTGYELTLLGGIIVAGTIIGAIPAARAYFYSLADGMQIKT, from the coding sequence ATGCTGCTTAATTTAGCCTACAAAAGCACCCTTAATCGTAAAGCCAGTGTCTTACTAACGCTTGCCACTATCGCCATCAGTGTGATGTTACTGCTCAGTGTTGAGCGAGTTCGCCAAGATGCCAAATCCAGCTTCGCCAATACCATTTCGGGTACCGATCTAATTGTTGGCGCCAGAACCGGCGATATTCAATTATTGTTATCCAGCGTGTTTAGAATTGGCCATGCCAATAATGCCGTGCAGTGGCAAAGTTATGAATACATTAAGTCGCAGCGCGGTGTCGCTTGGAGTATCCCAATTAGCCTTGGCGACAGCCATAAAGGCTTTGCGGTATTGGGCACCGATGATAACTATTTCAAACATTACCAGTATGCCAAAAAGCAAGCCCTTACCTTTGCCGCCGGACGGCCATTTCATAACGCCCAAGAGGTGGTATTAGGGGCCACCGTAGCCCAGCAGCTTGGCTATCAATTAGGTGAAAAAATTGTCATTTCTCATGGCATGGGCAATACCAGCTTTCACCACCATGACGACAATCCGTTGGTGATCTCCGGTATTCTAGCAGCCACAGGCACCCCAGTAGATAAAACCTTGCATGTGCCCTTAAGCGCCATTGAAGCCATGCATAATAACGGTCACCGCAGCCCAGGACGAATGATCAACAAACCCGCTTCCAATGACCATGACCATGACCATGACCATGACCATGACCATGAAAAGTCTAATGAAGCGGCGCGGTTAAGCAACCTCGACACAGAGCCTGGGGATTTGATCGGCAACACCTCACAGCTTACCGCCTTTTTGCTTGGGTTTGACTCGCCACTGTATACTTTGCAAGTACGTCGCAATATTAACCAATATCAGGACGAGCCGCTGTTGGCCATTATGCCAGGGGTGACACTCAGAGAGCTGTGGGATATGCTCGACATTATTGAGAAAATACTCCTACTGATTAGCCTTGCTGTGGTGCTTATCAGCCTACTCGGTATGCTCACCTCCTTGCTTGCCACCCTCAATCAACGCCGCCGAGAATTGGCTATTTTGCGTTCGGTGGGGGCAAGACCTTGGCATATTTTTGGCCTGCTGATCAGTGAAGCGATATTTATCACCGTGCTTGGCTGCCTGGCCGGCGTGGCACTGTTTTATATCTTACTACTGGCTGCACAAGCGGGCTTGCAAAGCCAGTTTGGTATTGTCCTTAGTATCAATGCCCTCACAGGGTATGAACTTACCTTGCTTGGCGGTATTATAGTGGCAGGTACAATCATCGGCGCGATCCCCGCCGCTCGAGCTTACTTTTACTCGCTTGCCGATGGCATGCAAATCAAAACATAA
- a CDS encoding ABC transporter ATP-binding protein encodes MLTINQLQFTWPDQSDPVLDIAQLTIARGEHVFLHGPSGSGKSTLLGLIAGTLDCQRGDITIAGMALSKLNRAQRDRFRADHIGTIFQNFNLLPYLSPIENVTLGCEFSKKRTQVVQAEGHTLKQEAQSLLTELGLDAATQQRSVAELSIGQQQRVAAARAFIGRPELIIADEPTSALDADSRDDFIKLLFKLGGVYSATIIFVSHDKSLAPLFDKQLSLLAINQGGNNAA; translated from the coding sequence ATGCTGACCATAAACCAATTGCAATTTACTTGGCCGGATCAAAGTGATCCTGTACTGGACATCGCACAGCTTACTATTGCACGCGGCGAACATGTGTTTTTACATGGCCCTAGCGGCAGCGGTAAGTCGACTCTATTGGGACTGATAGCCGGCACGTTAGATTGTCAACGCGGCGACATCACCATCGCCGGTATGGCATTAAGTAAGCTCAATCGCGCACAACGCGATCGCTTTCGTGCCGATCACATTGGCACCATATTTCAAAACTTCAACTTACTGCCCTATTTATCTCCGATTGAAAATGTCACTCTAGGGTGTGAGTTTTCAAAAAAACGTACTCAAGTGGTGCAAGCTGAAGGACATACGCTTAAACAAGAGGCGCAGTCACTACTGACGGAGCTGGGGTTGGATGCCGCAACACAACAACGCAGTGTCGCCGAGCTCAGCATCGGTCAACAGCAGCGCGTTGCTGCCGCACGCGCATTTATTGGCCGCCCTGAACTTATTATTGCCGATGAGCCTACCTCGGCACTGGACGCCGATAGCCGTGATGATTTTATCAAGCTGTTGTTTAAACTTGGCGGGGTATACAGCGCCACCATTATTTTTGTCAGTCACGATAAAAGCTTAGCGCCACTGTTCGATAAGCAACTCAGCTTGTTAGCGATTAACCAAGGGGGCAACAATGCTGCTTAA
- a CDS encoding phosphoribosylaminoimidazolesuccinocarboxamide synthase, with amino-acid sequence MSSYKVLDVNDDLPIRTKGAVHSGKVRSVYWLTDADSARLIAEKNYDVPADTELAIMVISDRISAFDCIWQGENGLNGVPGKGIALNSVAAHWFKLFDQAGLAGNHIVDIPHPYVWIVRKASTVKVEAIARQYITGSMWRDYAKGVREFCGLQLPEGLVANQKLDKVLITPSTKGIITGLDDVPAVDDVNISRQNIDDNLAAFNFKSAADVDKYEQLLTEGFHLISQELAKLDQIFVDTKFEFGYVEDSDGTERLIYIDEVGTPDSSRIWDGPAYRDGKIIENSKEGFRQLLINNVPDSDVLLNKARMDEREALAREYKLPQEVMMAVSDTYVGIASKIVGQQLEIPSDPRQEVITILDKHYGLIA; translated from the coding sequence ATGAGTAGCTACAAAGTTTTAGACGTCAATGACGATCTTCCTATCCGCACTAAAGGTGCGGTTCACAGTGGTAAAGTACGTTCAGTATATTGGTTAACCGACGCCGATAGTGCTCGCCTAATTGCAGAGAAAAACTACGATGTACCAGCCGACACAGAATTAGCGATTATGGTGATTTCCGACCGCATTTCTGCGTTTGACTGTATCTGGCAAGGTGAAAATGGTTTAAATGGCGTGCCTGGCAAAGGCATAGCCCTAAATAGTGTCGCCGCACACTGGTTTAAACTATTTGATCAAGCAGGCTTGGCGGGTAACCACATTGTTGATATTCCGCACCCTTACGTTTGGATTGTTCGTAAGGCCAGCACCGTAAAAGTTGAAGCCATTGCGCGGCAATACATCACCGGTAGCATGTGGCGTGATTATGCCAAAGGTGTGCGTGAGTTTTGCGGCTTACAGCTGCCTGAAGGACTAGTGGCAAACCAAAAGCTAGATAAGGTGCTAATCACGCCATCTACCAAGGGCATTATCACTGGGCTGGACGATGTTCCTGCGGTGGATGATGTCAATATCTCGCGGCAAAACATTGACGATAACTTGGCGGCATTTAACTTTAAATCTGCCGCTGACGTCGATAAGTATGAACAACTGCTTACCGAAGGGTTTCACCTTATCAGTCAAGAGCTTGCGAAACTTGACCAAATCTTTGTTGATACCAAGTTTGAGTTTGGTTATGTCGAAGACAGCGATGGCACTGAGCGCCTTATTTACATCGATGAAGTTGGTACTCCAGATTCATCACGTATTTGGGATGGTCCGGCTTATCGTGATGGCAAAATTATTGAAAATTCGAAAGAGGGCTTCCGCCAGCTGTTGATAAACAATGTGCCTGACAGTGATGTGTTATTGAATAAGGCGCGTATGGATGAGCGCGAAGCCTTAGCCCGGGAGTACAAGTTACCCCAAGAGGTGATGATGGCCGTGAGTGATACCTATGTGGGCATTGCAAGCAAGATCGTCGGTCAACAGCTGGAAATCCCAAGCGATCCACGTCAAGAGGTGATCACCATTCTTGATAAACACTATGGCTTAATTGCTTAA
- a CDS encoding methylamine utilization protein yields MQFTELEMRFSVLARLVCALLTLMAVVGFTANATQLTITDASGEPLQHAVVELPQPVQTPDSVAIMDQVHKQFVPYVLTIQKGQQVNFPNSDDIRHHVYSFSPTKPFELKLYAGTPNAPLQFNNAGVVVLGCNIHDSMVGYIYVSNGNQVLISNAKGVVQIPHNVDSVTVWHPEQQDEIASRKSVTLPSGVDSHTVMMNTEPPAPRNTFGERFGNNE; encoded by the coding sequence ATGCAATTTACAGAGTTAGAAATGCGCTTTTCCGTCCTCGCTCGGCTAGTTTGTGCTTTACTGACACTGATGGCCGTGGTTGGCTTTACCGCTAACGCCACACAGTTAACCATTACTGATGCCAGTGGTGAACCGCTGCAACACGCTGTGGTTGAGTTGCCACAGCCGGTGCAAACACCTGATTCAGTGGCAATTATGGATCAAGTCCATAAGCAATTTGTGCCTTATGTGCTCACCATTCAAAAAGGCCAACAAGTTAATTTTCCCAACAGTGATGACATTCGTCACCATGTTTACTCTTTTTCCCCTACCAAGCCGTTTGAATTGAAACTGTACGCCGGAACTCCTAATGCGCCATTACAATTTAATAATGCCGGTGTGGTGGTATTGGGGTGCAATATTCACGACTCCATGGTGGGCTATATTTATGTCTCTAATGGTAACCAAGTGTTAATTAGCAATGCCAAAGGCGTGGTGCAAATACCACACAATGTGGATAGCGTGACGGTATGGCACCCAGAGCAGCAAGATGAAATAGCCAGCCGTAAATCGGTCACTTTGCCAAGTGGTGTTGATAGCCATACAGTGATGATGAACACCGAACCTCCAGCGCCAAGAAACACCTTTGGTGAGCGCTTTGGAAACAATGAATGA
- a CDS encoding EAL domain-containing protein: MNNSFKNKIIGLCVVLILLTAVMSLASFWWSTSQFNQAQVQRKIQVAQNVYQQYLKARERLLVTAATVLTADFGFKQAVATRDAQTISSVLLNHSRRIDADLMLLLDVKGQLISANVEGLDFPSGTQSWMTALQDHNDHSAFVVLNEQLYQVIILPVRAPRTIAYSVIGFQVNEAVTDDLKELTGMETSFVGQADNLKASSLPALPPGEDLFSYLENQKTQRWLGEYPVYQSAEVALPSLASNAISLVLSADLTTQYQEFDKMVLTIVLLSGVTILLGFITSGVLAKNLTTPLSQLTELAKRFATGDYSAKLKESRPAREICQLVDAFNDMGENIQEREEKIRFQASHDSLTGFFNRNAALDKLHGMLKSGAEYYFIAIDIKGLRHINDKLGPRVGDDCIKVVAKRIASINTTGLNIRLGGDEFLVAHQAGGAVDPQESVLCIVEYAEKLHDALCQPYVVQGLDIALHFSVGVVHYPKQAHTPEDVVRRALIAVDTAAHDGHDVYYYQSGEDEAHLERLQIIDELKHAIQEDDGQLFMTYQPKLNMKTGQIDKVESLIRWQRKSGEWVSPELFIDLAEQSGLIVDLTQWVVKTVVAQVARWLQQGENIKAAINVSAQDIADKHFLPHLEQLLGDMKVKPELITIELTERDMIENEEKGILALQALKKLGVQVSLDDYGVGQTSLGRLKMLPIDELKMDKVFILKLAQSEKDQHIVRSTITLGHQLGFSVVAEGVEDKASLDILDAMQCDYAQGYYLSKPLKAADFDSWLRSYNEVG; the protein is encoded by the coding sequence ATGAATAATAGCTTTAAGAATAAAATCATAGGCTTGTGTGTGGTGCTTATTCTGCTCACTGCAGTGATGAGCTTAGCCAGCTTTTGGTGGTCTACCAGCCAGTTCAACCAAGCCCAAGTACAACGAAAAATTCAAGTTGCGCAAAATGTCTATCAGCAATACTTAAAAGCCCGTGAGCGACTTTTGGTCACCGCTGCCACGGTACTTACCGCTGACTTTGGCTTTAAACAAGCGGTGGCTACTCGAGACGCACAAACCATTAGCAGCGTACTGCTTAACCATTCTCGCCGCATCGATGCAGATTTAATGCTGCTGTTAGATGTGAAAGGTCAGTTGATCTCTGCCAATGTTGAGGGGCTAGACTTTCCAAGTGGCACCCAGAGTTGGATGACCGCACTGCAAGATCATAATGATCATTCTGCTTTTGTGGTGTTAAATGAGCAGCTCTATCAAGTGATTATTTTGCCGGTACGGGCTCCGAGAACCATCGCCTATTCGGTAATAGGGTTTCAAGTCAATGAGGCTGTCACCGACGACTTAAAAGAATTAACTGGCATGGAAACCAGCTTTGTCGGTCAAGCCGATAACCTCAAAGCCAGCTCATTACCTGCTTTGCCTCCTGGCGAAGACCTATTTTCGTACCTAGAAAATCAAAAAACACAACGCTGGTTGGGGGAGTACCCAGTTTATCAAAGTGCTGAAGTGGCGCTGCCGTCACTGGCATCCAATGCCATTAGCTTAGTGTTAAGTGCCGACTTAACTACCCAGTATCAAGAGTTTGATAAAATGGTGCTGACCATCGTACTGCTAAGTGGCGTAACCATTTTGCTCGGCTTTATCACCAGCGGTGTGCTGGCAAAAAACCTCACAACACCACTGAGTCAGCTGACGGAATTGGCGAAACGTTTTGCCACCGGTGACTACTCTGCCAAGTTAAAAGAGAGTCGTCCAGCTCGAGAAATTTGCCAATTGGTGGATGCCTTTAATGATATGGGTGAAAACATCCAAGAGCGGGAAGAAAAAATTCGCTTTCAAGCCAGTCACGATAGCCTTACTGGGTTCTTTAACCGCAATGCCGCGCTGGATAAGTTGCATGGCATGCTGAAAAGTGGCGCAGAGTATTATTTTATTGCCATTGATATAAAAGGCCTACGTCATATCAATGATAAGTTAGGGCCGCGGGTTGGCGATGACTGCATCAAGGTGGTGGCGAAACGCATCGCCAGCATCAATACCACAGGGCTCAATATTCGACTTGGGGGGGATGAGTTTTTAGTGGCGCACCAGGCTGGTGGAGCTGTCGACCCACAAGAATCGGTGCTATGCATTGTGGAATATGCCGAAAAGCTTCATGACGCTCTGTGCCAGCCTTATGTGGTGCAAGGGTTAGATATTGCATTGCACTTTAGTGTTGGTGTGGTGCACTACCCGAAACAAGCTCACACCCCTGAAGATGTGGTACGCCGCGCCCTTATCGCAGTAGACACCGCCGCCCATGACGGCCACGATGTCTATTACTATCAATCCGGTGAAGATGAAGCACACTTAGAGCGCTTGCAAATCATTGATGAATTAAAGCACGCCATCCAAGAAGATGACGGTCAGTTATTTATGACGTATCAGCCTAAGCTCAATATGAAAACGGGGCAGATTGATAAAGTAGAATCGTTGATCCGCTGGCAGCGTAAAAGTGGTGAGTGGGTGTCGCCGGAATTATTTATCGACCTGGCTGAACAGTCGGGGTTGATTGTTGATTTAACCCAGTGGGTGGTAAAAACGGTGGTTGCGCAAGTGGCGCGCTGGTTGCAACAGGGTGAAAACATTAAGGCGGCGATTAATGTCTCGGCGCAAGATATTGCCGATAAACACTTTTTACCTCATCTTGAGCAATTGCTTGGCGACATGAAGGTGAAGCCTGAACTTATCACCATTGAGCTCACTGAGCGCGATATGATCGAAAATGAAGAAAAGGGTATTTTAGCGCTGCAGGCGTTGAAAAAGTTGGGCGTGCAGGTGTCATTAGACGATTATGGCGTAGGTCAAACGTCGTTAGGTCGATTGAAAATGCTGCCCATTGATGAGTTAAAAATGGACAAGGTGTTTATTTTAAAACTCGCACAATCCGAAAAAGATCAACATATTGTGCGCTCGACCATTACTCTGGGTCACCAGCTAGGCTTTAGTGTGGTAGCTGAAGGGGTGGAGGATAAAGCCTCTTTAGACATACTTGATGCCATGCAGTGTGATTATGCACAGGGGTATTATTTAAGTAAGCCGCTAAAGGCGGCAGATTTTGATAGCTGGCTTAGGAGCTACAATGAAGTGGGTTAA